The DNA window GTTCACCCTCAGACCCAGGATGTTGAGGACATGAAGGGTGAACTCTGTGTCCTGTATAGCTTTTTCCCTGGAGGCTGAGACCActagccagtcgtctatgtagggGAAAACCTGTACTCCGTTGAGTCTGAGGTAGGCCGCTACCGGGGCCATGCATTTCGTAAAAGTACGGGGTGCTGTCGCCAACCCGAACGGGAGGGCAAGGTACTGATAGATAGTGTCCTGAAAAATGAACCGGAGGAATTTGCGATGATCGGGGTGAATCGTGACATGAAAGTAAGCATCTTTTAAATCGATGACTACAAACCAATCGTTTTCTTTTAATAGGTGCACGATGGACTCCAACGTGACCATCCGGAAGCGGCGAGGACGCAGGTAAGTATTTAGTTGTCTGAGGTCGAGGATGGGTCTCATGCCGCCATCTTTTTTGGTGACTGCAAAATATCTTGAATAGAAGCCGTTTGCAATGTCCCTCTTTGGTACCTTTTGAATGGCACCTTTTTGCAGTAAAGAatgaacctcctcctctaggacagggtcGAATGTAGTATACTCTGCCCgacctagaggaggatattccTTGAACTCTAGACGGTAACCGAAAGAGATGATACTTAGAACCCATGAGTCTGTTGTGATGGTGGACCAGGTTGAGAGAAATGGGTGCAATCTTGTGTCTGGAGCGGGATTTGCCTGAAAAACTtctgagtcaaagatattgcttgtgtTTCCTCGTAGGTGGCTTATAAGACTGGCGCCGCTGGGGTGGCGGCTGTGGACGGTAAGTGGACGTGGCAGAAGAAGCGGGGGGTGGTCTTGACTGCGGTTGATTCTTGAACTGTCTGTATTGCGGAACAGGCTGGTTATATTGAGGGGAAGACTTCTTCCACTGGTACCTGCCAAATCTAGATTGGGGTTGAATGTAGTATGATTTGGCAGTCCGCTTAGCCTTGTGGAGTTCCTCAAGATGACTATCTGTCCTTTCACTGAAAAGGCCCGAGCTGTCAAAGGGCAGGCCCTCCACCTTGGCCTTCACATCTTCGAAAATGTTTGCGGCGCGCAACCAAGCGTGTCTGCGAAGAGTGATAGCTGTGACCAGTATCCTTGCTGCTGCCTCAACTGAGTGTCTAGTAGCAATCCTCTGATGCTTTGAGACAGTCTGAGCCTCCTCGTAGATATTAAGGAACGCTTGACGAGCATCGTCAGGTAGCATTTTTAAACCAGCGAGGGTTTTCAGCCATAATTGTTTTTGATAAGCCTCTAGTGCGGTTTGGTGGTTAGCCACACGCAGCATAAAAGAGATTAGAGAGTAGAGCCGTCTGCCAATAAACTCCAACTTCTTGCCCTCCTTGTTAGTGGGGACAACATGGGCCCTGCCAGATGGTCTTGTACAACTTGTCTCCACAATAAGAGAATTGGGAATCGGATGCTTAAGTAGAAACTTCGCATCAGTGCCACTGATCTTATACATGTTTTCTGTGCGCTTCGCTAAGGGTGTAGATGCTGAAGGATGTTCCCATTGTTCTTTAATAATGTCTAGCAAAGCTGGAAGAAAGGCAAGACTAGGAGGTGGGGACCGGTTCTTATTAATGTCCCCGAAAATGAGATCTTCTTCAGCAGGAGCCGGGTCATCTACATGCAGCTTCAAGGTCTTAACAAGGCGAGACATCATTTGTGAATACGATGTAAAATCCTCTGAAGGGGAGGGGTCGTGTGGATCACCTGTGTCCGACCCTACCGTCTCCCCTTCTGGCAAATCATGAGGGTCAGGCTGGGGAGGGGGTTCTGCCTCTGAGCTAGAAGATTGAGAGGAAAAGGAGACATCATCTTCGGACGACGAAACATGCCCTCTCTTGCGCCGTGGTGATGAGACGATTGGCAGCATAGGGGCAGGACGCTGCGGTTGAATAGACGCGCTCGACGTCGAAGGTGGAAGCGGGGCGTCAAGCGAGGGTTGTGGCAGCGACGGAGGTTGTTGGGTATTGCCTTCGGTGCCCCTGCGGTGTCGACGTCGACGCCGCCTGGGCGGAGTAGATGTAGAGGAGGATGAGACGTAGACGTATCTAATTTTACGTCGACGTCGACGGTATTCAGGGGACGTCGAAatcgaagaagaagaagtagatgaGCGGTGTCTGTGACGATGTCTACGCCGTCTGTGACGATCGGTAGAAGAGGAAGAGTCATCCGACGTCGATCTATATCGACGTCGGGAACGTCGGTGTCTCCCAGCGCCATCCCTGTGAGGGGATCGATGGCGGTCTCGGGAGCAGTGTCTCGTCTTTCTCACCCGTTTCCTCGGTGGTGAAGGGTGGTGAGAAGACACTGGAGACACAGAGTGAGCCGGAGAAGCCCGCCCGGTGGATACGGGGCTGACAGGGGCAGAACCCAAGCTTGCGGTGGCTCGCACAAGCTGGCTTGGCGTTGGTGATGTAATGCCAAGGGGCAAAATCGGCTCAACTTGTCGAGGGGGAATTGGTGCGAACACCTCAGGCACCGAATCCTTGTCCCTCGAAGAGTCCTCCAGAATGGGAGAGGGGAGGATAGCAGGTACAGAGGACGCCTGAGGAGTCGGGTCCTTGGATTTAGCCGAcccttttgatttttctttctttccaggtttTGCAGCGGCGGCTGCCTTAGGAGCGGACTTCTTCTTCGGAGCGGACGATTTTTTAGATGGTTTCTGGACAGGTACGTCCGCCGCTCTAGATGTTGATGACGATGGCACTGACCCATCGGCATGGGTAGCAGAAGAGGAAGCAGGGAGCTCCATAGCGGATGGTGTGGGGGCTGAGAGGGCTGCGTCCCACAAGTGTAATTTTAGCCTCTGTTGTCTAGCCCTTAATGCTGCCTTGGTAAACGCTTGACAATGACGACAATTTTGGGGAGAATGGGATTCCCCTAAACAGAAGAGGCAGGTATCGTGCCCGTCCTGGAACGGGATCTTTCCAGAGCAAACGATACACCTGCTGAAAGGGCCGGAGGGTGGAGGAGGCATAGACACCCTAGGCAAAATGGCcggtaaaaagggcgggaaaaggGGTAACGGCCGGGAGCGAGGCGAGAAAGCCGAAAAAATACCAAAACTAAGTCCAGCAGGCTGAGAGAGGGGTCCGTAACAATCCAAGGTCGAGGTCCGAGTTAGCAATCGAGAAAAAACGACGAAAATCAGCGAAATTGGAAGAGCTCGAAGCGAGAAGAACCACttcgcacggcggagaaatggaactgaggctagggcgggcggagcatgcgcagtacacATACTCCTaactatgtttcttttacagagctcgagaacgttccgagggacacgcgcaggcgctgacttaaccctttgttgtgtgcattcacagaagaccacgctgaagaagcAAAATTATCCACACACTAGGTCAGAAAAACGCGATCATCATACCGGGCTGGCTGGCAACATCCTCTGAGGTATAGTGGATGGTCATTAGAGACAGAAGGCCTTTCTGAAGGTAACACACATTCAGGTGGTAGAAGGCAGGAAGGTTTGTCTGGTGCATATTTTGTTCTTCTAGAACTaggcaaaataatttttattctcCAATAGTTTCTGTGTGtttggtgctgtcaagtcagaactgatttgttgttgttgttgtttagtcgttaattcgtgtccgactcttcatgaccccatggaccagagcaccccaggccctcctgtctttcagtgcctcccagagtttggtcaaattcatgttggtagcttcgatgacactgtccaaccatctcagcctctgtcgtccccttctcctcttgccttcactctttcccaacatcagggtcttttccaggcagtcttctcttctcatgagatggccaaagtattggagcctcagcttcaggatctgtccttccagtgagcactcaggcatgatttccttcagaacggataggtttgttctctctgcagtccaggggactctcaagagcctcctccagcaccacaattcaaaagcatcaattcttcgccagtcagccttctttatggttcagctctcacttccatacatcgctactaaaaaaaccatagctttgactatgcggacctttgttggcaatgtgatccctcttttttttaagattctgtctaggtttgtcatcgctttcctcccaagaagcaggcgccttttaattttgtggctgctgtcaccatctgctctgatcatggagcccaaaaaagtaaaacctatggttgttgatgtttcttctgacaatcttaattccagcttgggattcaaccaatccagccttttgcatgatgtattctgcatcctTGCTCAATGTTTTCTAGGAGACTGGTGAGATGATTCAGATCCAGAGACTGGAATAGGTATCACCCGCCCTAAAAAtgtagggcttgaa is part of the Pogona vitticeps strain Pit_001003342236 chromosome 5, PviZW2.1, whole genome shotgun sequence genome and encodes:
- the LOC144589634 gene encoding uncharacterized protein LOC144589634 yields the protein MTLSLKNCRNGWSALNAANSLALRADVMATRKRTLRDNSFSEQVHDGLQRDHPEAARTQVAYKTGAAGVAAVDGFAAAAALGADFFFGADDFLDGFWTELENVPRDTRRR